In one window of Synergistes jonesii DNA:
- a CDS encoding glycine/sarcosine/betaine reductase component B subunit: protein MRLEIGKFKVKDIVFGGETSYADGILTVDREDALKVVREDKYITDAELEIVHPGDMVRLCPIKDSVEFRCKVEGGEGAYPGVTSPLGQAGMGRTNVLDGVSLLAVGKHWGGFQDGLLDMGGEYQHYTIWGDMPNLVLVADTSEAEERHEQQKKNHAIRWGALRLAEHIAQCVRDMEPEETDVYELPPLAARDEKTKALPGVVYVLQPQTQMEALGYNTLVYGWDGNRMLPTLMHPNELLDGCLVSGSFMPSSSKISTYEFSTNPMIKKLYEQHGRTINFLGVILSTLNPKMEEKARCVQIAGQIAVAIGAQAAVVAEEGYGNPDVDYTAMLVELERLGIKTVGISDESTGRDGASQPLVSMNPATDALVTTGNVSQFYKMPAMKVIGELEALARDGNSGGWEGCINPDGSCVMENNGMFCANHISGYSRRSCSDF, encoded by the coding sequence ATGAGGCTTGAAATAGGCAAATTCAAGGTGAAGGATATAGTCTTCGGAGGCGAAACCTCCTACGCGGACGGGATCCTCACGGTAGACAGAGAGGACGCTCTGAAGGTCGTGCGCGAAGATAAGTATATCACCGACGCGGAGCTTGAGATCGTTCATCCCGGCGATATGGTGAGGCTCTGCCCGATCAAGGACTCGGTCGAATTCCGCTGCAAGGTCGAGGGGGGAGAAGGAGCTTACCCCGGCGTCACGAGCCCGCTCGGACAGGCGGGAATGGGCAGGACCAACGTTCTTGACGGCGTCTCGCTGCTTGCGGTGGGGAAGCACTGGGGCGGCTTCCAGGACGGTCTGCTCGATATGGGCGGAGAGTATCAGCATTACACGATATGGGGCGATATGCCGAACCTCGTGCTCGTCGCCGACACATCGGAGGCAGAGGAACGGCATGAACAGCAGAAGAAGAACCACGCGATAAGGTGGGGAGCCCTGCGCCTCGCTGAGCATATAGCGCAGTGCGTGCGCGATATGGAGCCAGAGGAGACGGACGTTTACGAACTCCCGCCTCTCGCGGCGCGCGACGAAAAGACGAAAGCGCTTCCCGGAGTAGTTTACGTGCTCCAGCCTCAGACGCAGATGGAAGCCCTCGGCTACAATACGCTCGTCTATGGCTGGGACGGCAACAGGATGCTGCCGACGCTGATGCACCCGAACGAGCTTCTTGACGGATGCCTCGTTTCCGGCAGCTTCATGCCGAGCTCGTCGAAGATTTCCACCTATGAGTTCTCGACGAATCCGATGATCAAAAAGCTTTACGAACAGCACGGCAGGACGATAAACTTCCTCGGAGTGATTCTTTCGACCCTTAACCCGAAGATGGAGGAGAAAGCGCGCTGCGTGCAGATAGCCGGACAGATCGCGGTAGCGATCGGGGCCCAGGCTGCCGTCGTCGCCGAAGAGGGCTACGGCAACCCCGACGTCGACTACACTGCGATGCTTGTGGAGCTCGAACGTCTCGGCATCAAGACGGTCGGTATCTCCGACGAGTCGACGGGGAGGGACGGCGCGTCTCAGCCCCTCGTTTCGATGAACCCCGCGACGGACGCCCTCGTCACGACCGGCAACGTTTCGCAGTTCTACAAGATGCCGGCGATGAAGGTGATCGGCGAGCTCGAGGCCCTCGCGCGCGACGGAAACTCCGGCGGCTGGGAGGGCTGCATCAACCCCGACGGAAGCTGCGTGATGGAAAATAACGGGATGTTCTGCGCGAACCATATCAGCGGCTACTCGCGCAGAAGCTGCTCTGATTTTTAG